GAGCACGGTGGCGAGCAGGATGCCCATCGGCGCGCTATACGCCACCAGATACGGGACCTTGTAGAGGAAGAGTTGAAGCGCGATCCCGAACGGCATCCCCTGCGAGATCGCGAGGCGCGCCAGGAAGAACACGTGGTTCATCACGAGCAGTGCGGTGAAGAAGGCCAGCCCGAACCCGAACGAGATGCCAACCTCGGTGGTCAGCAGGCGGTCGAGCAGCGACGGCCTCATAGGCGGAACCCCTCGCCGAGGTACAGCCGGCGCGCCTCCGGGCTATTCAACAACTCTTTGGGCTTCCCGCGCAACAGAATCCGGCCTTCGTGAATGACCTCGACGCGATCCGTGATCGCCAGCGTCTCGCGAACGTTGTGGTCGGTGATGACGAGCCCCAGGCCTCGCTCGCGAAGGTAGCGCACCGTGCGCTGGAGCTCCTG
The sequence above is a segment of the bacterium genome. Coding sequences within it:
- a CDS encoding lipopolysaccharide ABC transporter ATP-binding protein; the protein is QELQRTVRYLRERGLGLVITDHNVRETLAITDRVEVIHEGRILLRGKPKELLNSPEARRLYLGEGFRL